CCAACCGGAAGCGCTCTCGGTCGGAAAGCGACAGCGAGAAGATTCAACCCCTACCCATTTCCACCTTCATCCGtggccccacgttgggcgcttccgCCCCTGTTCCAGTCAAATGCGAACCTAAATCTCCTGCTCTGACCATCCCACACATGGCGGTGGTGCCCAACGGTGGCGGCCTTTCTAAAGTAGGCAAGACATTACTGATGCCTGCTAAAACTGTCAAAAAGACCCTTGACCACCATGGACCCAAAAAGGCGTACACTAAGTCCAAACAGGGCACTCCGAAGTCAAAGGAGAAGACGAAAGAACGGATTCTGACTAACACCCTCATTCCCGGAAGCCCCACGAAAGTGGTGTACAAAAAACCACAAGAGAAAAAGGGCTGCAAGTGCGGCAGAGCAACTCAAAACCCAAGTGTTCTTACGTGCCGTGGACAGCGATGCCCCTGTTATTCCAACCGTAAAGCATGTCTGGACTGCATATGCAGGGGCTGCCAGAACTCTTACATGGCCAATGGCGAAAAGAAGCTGGAGGCCTTCGCGGTGCCAGAGAAGGCGCTCGAGCAGACAAGACTAACTCTGGGCATCAACGTCACCAGCATCGCAGTGCGGAACGCCACCGGTAGCAGCGCTGGCGGGATGCTTAACGTCTCCACGGCTGCTGGCTCACCTGTGGCCTCCTTCTTGGCTACGGGGCCGCACGAAGACAAAGGATTCGATGAACCCTTGGACATGAGGTTTGACTGAGTACTAGATGATTCTCCTTTAACATCGCCCTGTATTCCAAACCGGCTTGCTTTCAGTGTGGCGGCACTGTACCGAGGGGCTGATGCCAGCAGAGTCAGCGATAAGGCAGCTACTGTGATTCTgttccagttcacattatcaatTAAACTAGTTATTGCTGAAGCTTGTGCCTTTAAATCATTTgtactattattttttattttcttgcaCACCTTTAGGAGGAGCTGTGAGACTGGATAATGGAAGTCGAAAGTTTCTTTTGGTAAAGGTCTTTCACTTTTTGTTTCCATTGCAGTACAAGTGATCTATAAGGCATGATCTTTGGCAAGATATACCTGACCTCATTATTGTGGGTCACATGTGCATATGTGGAAGATTTTCAGTTTGTAGGTTAGGGGATGAGACCTGTTAAATGAATGGTACCCTACAGCATCAGTAGAGAATGGTTGTATTTATAAACAGTTTTTGTACACAGACTTAAggaatacaatttaaaaagtacattttatgatatatttTGTAAGTTACATTAACAACATTTGCAGTATTTATTGGGTATCACTTAACATAGATTACGGTCCACCCAGGGCATCAGCTGGATACCATTTCTACAGATGCAAGTCACACAGATGCAGTATGTACGGTTTTTCTGTCTAAATTATGTTGTTGTCCTGATTGTGCTAGTTTTTTGCTGTCTCAAACTGTTATTTTTCCCTTGGGGCATTTAAATACctgtaatataaatgtaacatatttccacaaaaaagaaaaatcctAACATGACTCTTGTTTTTCATTCCaaaaatcactttttttattCCTTAAGGTgtttttataaatcattttgACAAGTTTAGAAAGGTCCATTGAATGATAAATGTATtcattagtgtgactatatcTAAACATGAATGTGCATGGAATAAGCTCAACACAGCTGTGAAGATGTGATGTTAACAAAGGATGCTGCAAACTATTACAAGAGTGTATTACAATCACAACAAGATTTTGCAATCAAACATATGTTGTCCATATGTGAGTGCATAATTTAAGGCTGTCCACGAATGAACTACATGTGCGGTCAGCCAGAAGTAACATGAAGGTGGGTATAGTTTTGAGGAGACATTGTTTTGCAGGTCTACAGCATGTCTTCTTTACTAGTGCAGAAATCACTGATTTATAAGCTTACCATTTTAATAAGGTGTTTCATTGATATTCCAGCTCAGGAAAAATATTGCTTTGGTTCATTCAGCCATGGTAAACtccatatatatattgtttgctTTCAACTGGTGTAGCATCTGACTACAGTACCTTTGAACCATCTATATTGCACCTGAAACATCAGAGattaaaaatataacagttaATCGCTCATGTTCCAAAGAACACTAGATGTCTTTATAGAGTAATCAAACAAACGGTGGGGTGCAGTGATACATTGGATCTCTGCCCAGTAATTGTATTTGCGAATATTTACCACAAGTGGGCAGAATACAGACAAATGAATTGCTATTGTTATAAAATGCTGTACCTCAcaaatttgcatattcatgactTCTTTGTTTATGGGAAACGGGTGTAGTAAATCTGATaaaattttcaataaaacattttattcatgttatgataacaaaaaaaaactaattcacTGGGTAAAATGggtttgataaataaaataaaaaaatggcaataaaaaaacagcccaaataaaaactgaatcaCTCCGGTggataattgcaaatatttagtAGGAAATATTTGcgatataataataatcaccTTATATAAATGACAATATGTACTGTATTATACCAATATTtgtaatgtttgtgtgtgtgacactgGACCACAAAACAAGGATTTAGAATTGAAAGTAAATAAagttgaataaataagctttccatttatgtatggataggacaatatttgtctgaaaatctggaatctgatggtgcaaaataaatctaaatattgagaaaaatcacctttaaagggatagttcactttaaaatctAAATTCCTTTACTCACCCgtaagttgtttcaaacctgtacgaatttctttcttcagctgaacacaagggaagatattttaaccaaacagttaactggagccattgacttccatagtatttatttttctactatggaagtcaatggctccagttaactgtttggtaactgacattctttaaaatatctttccttgtgttcagctgaagaaagaaatttacacaggtttgaaacaacttgagggtaagtaaaggatgacagaatttttattttaaagttaactatccctttaaagttgtccaaatgaagtccttggcaatgcatattactaataataatattttgtatatatttatggtacactgtaaaaaaaaaaaaaaaaaaaaaattacctggttgccttaaaatgttgagttcattgaaattaaatatttgagttaatacaatgaacatttttcagaatcgacaaactttattcaaatattattcaaatattttgtaagcatattgggtatttgtgtgttttatttgtgaagatgCATTAAAACATgccacatttttatgtggttcagatacaataatattttgagtttctttttattaaaccaaattccttcattgtatccactaaaaattgtattttcaataaaataaattgaacaatataaaccaacaatatttttttttacagtgtaggaaatttacaaaatatcttcatggaacatgagctttacttaatatcctaatgattttttgcATAAAAGAAAAGTAATATTTAATtgcgacttatgactggttttgtggtccagggtcatgTGTCATATATACTGTAACTCGAACTGTTACAACAGAAGTAATACAGTCGCAATGCATGGTCTTAAAATGAATAATGAATCGCCCAATGATTGTTTTACCAACATGTATACTGTGCACATTTAATATGAAGATTATGGCCTggataagaaaaaaatatccagAAGGAGAGAACACAGTGTACTGTAACGTACAAAGTAACTGTTTAACTAACAGTCTGTTTCAGattaaatgttacaaaaataatataactGAAACACTAAAAAGAACAAACGAAAATGCAGAAGCGTGAAAAGACTCGAGTGTCATCTCAGGTGTCTGTACATTCCTCAGTATATGTGCAATGTATATACAAAAAGACATTATGTACAAGACTATTTGCCATCACAGTGATATTCACATTTAGCTGATGTAGGATTAATACGGAATTATGAAAAATAACTCCTTAAtaaaacactctcacacactaacACGTGAATAGTGCTGAAACTGACGATCACAGAGTGTCAATAATACAATCAAGGCATGATTGTGTAAGTCCGACCGCATCTCTACATCCCAATATCCGTTTTGCCTTTGAAACGTTTGAAAAGGGCAATGCAGTTCCAAGGAGGACAGAAGCACACATTAAAAGCCTGCAGCTCTCCCGCAGGCGCTATAGTCACACCTTCTTTTTCCTGCCCGGACAGACGCACCATGTCCAAACAACTCGCTTCCAAAAATGACCTGGCAAGCCCCTCGCTTTCTGTCGCCCCTCCAGGCAGACGTGCTGGGATTGAGCTCCAACGCATTTCACCAAGGAGCTGATTTACAATCAGATCCGCTGGCCGAATGTAAAAAAGCGCCACATATTTGCACCTTCCGAGCTCTCATCAATCAACGTAAACTGTTTTGGCAAGAGACGGAGCATCTCGGCAAGAGCGTCCAAATGTTTTAAGGCACTTGGCATCtgttcaaaaagaaaaaaaaaacctcaggTAGAAATACCGAGCGAGCCAAGGCTTGTCGCTCATCTTCAAAACAAACCGTGAGGTGTGTTTTTTCCCCCGGCTGCGAATCACTAGCTGACCAAAAACGCTCCGAAGAAGCTCGACTTCTCGTCCATGTCGATGGTGCTTACGTTGCTGACCGTCACAAACACCCGGTCTCCTCCTCCGAGCTGAAAAAGTCCCGCTTGGTAGATGGAATACAGGCCGTATTCGGTGTCACGTGACCAGCACGTCGTCCGGGCGTTTTTCATTAGCAGGATGGGCACCGGATACGAGCTTACTTTTTTATAAACGTACTGTAACATCGGTTTCCCCCGGACCGATTCCCCCGAAGTGCCGTCCTCTTCCTCGCGGTCACTTTGGTCCTCCTCCATGAGCGAGTGTCTGAAGTACGTTTGGGAGTAGATGTAATAGAGGCCGGCCTGAGGCACCACCAATTCTCCGTCATTTAACTCCACGTTCTGGAGGAACGCCAGACCTTTTTCGGACTCCCACGACTGGATCTTCTGGCCGTAGACCTTCCTGTTCGGTAGACCTGCATTGTCAAGCCAGAGAGAAGGATTATGGGTCGAGTTTGACAGAAAAGCTGCATTGTTTCACCATTTGGCAGGCGAATGGAACGGGGTGCTTGTTTCAAAGAATCGGCTCAAGTTATAAAGCAGCTTTTTGTTTCAGGCAAATGGCCACGGAGATATGATGAAACAGTGTTTGGTTTTTTAAAGGAGTGAGCTCTGACCTACATTAAAGTTTTTATGAGCTTCCTTTCTGGGAAGCTAACATGAAAACAATGTTTATTTGCAGGGATGCGACATTGTTCGTGATTTTTTTTGCATAGTGTAGTTGTTTTCTATCTGATCTGGATGTCATCCAGTCAGTCCGCATATCTCAGTGTACTTTAAAGGTGGGCGTGGACTTTGACCCAGAGATAAACAAATTTTAATCAgtggctgctgctgttgttgttgtaaaaaTTCAGTTTATATACAGAAACTGAAAAGGAGTCGAATCACAGCAGCTATCAACAAACCTAAATCAAGTATTTGCTGGAAGACATACCTCCTCCGTCTTTTTCTGCCTCTGGTATATAGCTTCCAGTCACATGCGCTGCGATCTTAGGCCGAGGAGAATCATCTTGATCTTGGATGACCAATGAGGGAAGTACACGCGAGACTTCATCTGTAAAAATCACAACGGTTAAAGGGTTAGGTGACCCAAAAATTTaagttctgtcattaatttctcaccctcatatcgtcccaaacccataagaccttcttTTGTTCGTCTCTTttaatgaaatccgagagctctctaaCCCCTCCATACAGCAATATAATTAACACTTTCCAGCCCCAGAAAGGTacaaagacattgttaaaatagcccacgtgactccagtggttcaaccttaatgttataaaGCGATTAGAATACTTTCtgtgaacaaaaaaacaaaaatattcaacaatttcttctagcctgtgccagtctcctacgctgttgatgtagtgtaaacaatgcagggctcggatttcatcaaaaatatctaaatttgtgttctgaagacgaACGATgatcttatgggtttggaatgacatgagggtgagtaattaatgacagaactttcattttttcggtgaactatccctttaattcacTCGTGGCTTGTGCCTTCATATAAACTTAATCTGAATGTGCTTTTAATTACCTTTGACGGCGGATGAGATTTCTTTCTGGTAACGACTGGACATTGActgttaaaaaagaaagaaagaaagaaaaaaataattatactgGGGGGGGAAGATTACATTTCTTGTTTCACAATGAGCTGTGAATGGACCAATTCTTCAGGATCATTTCTGAGAATTGGGCTTCATTTTACAAAAATTAAGGAAATTcctgtattaattaaaaaagggGAAATGACCCAAGTCATAAATGGGCTCATTGTCCACACTCAGGCAAGCTTTATGACTTCACgggcctcctctgaagcggaTACCTTTTCAATCAGAAAGTGGAGCTGTTGCGTGACCTGCCAGCAGGGGTCGTCTTTTCCCTCCGCCGCGTTCAATTCCTGACCCTTTATCGTCCTGAGGTTGGCGCGCATCAGACAGGACACGCTGCTCTTGGAGAAGGTTTCTTTCATCTGaggataaaaaatgtttttaatacgtATGATTTAAACATCTAAATATTCTGCGTGGTGACAAGTAGCTGCTAATCTCCCAGTACATATGCATGAAATATAAATTCTTGGTTTGCATAGGCTACATAAAACGCAAACATCTATTTAGCCTACATGTTGTTATTGTTTCAATCagacaaaatataaatgtaa
This DNA window, taken from Pseudorasbora parva isolate DD20220531a chromosome 24, ASM2467924v1, whole genome shotgun sequence, encodes the following:
- the tnfsf10 gene encoding tumor necrosis factor ligand superfamily member 10 → MKREGILPQLLSRAAGTHAMVSMTSSHTMQYIGLLLLAAILLQTIAVAVTFIYFSNVLSTMKETFSKSSVSCLMRANLRTIKGQELNAAEGKDDPCWQVTQQLHFLIEKSMSSRYQKEISSAVKDEVSRVLPSLVIQDQDDSPRPKIAAHVTGSYIPEAEKDGGGLPNRKVYGQKIQSWESEKGLAFLQNVELNDGELVVPQAGLYYIYSQTYFRHSLMEEDQSDREEEDGTSGESVRGKPMLQYVYKKVSSYPVPILLMKNARTTCWSRDTEYGLYSIYQAGLFQLGGGDRVFVTVSNVSTIDMDEKSSFFGAFLVS